The sequence below is a genomic window from Treponema primitia ZAS-1.
GTGGATTTAAATTCATCGGTAAGGAATTTTTGTCCGTCATCAATGCTCATGTTGTAAAAATCAATTATCTTATTCTGGGTGGTGATAATCGTTTCACCTTCCCGGGGAATCTGCCCGTTGATAATCTTCATAACAGTATCAACCAAAGCTTCGCCGTTAGCCCGGGCAGACAACGCCATGGTCATCTTTAAGGCCGACGCGGGATCGAAAACCTTAAGCATTTCGGACTCGGTTCCACCGCAGCCCGCAATCAATTCTGTTTGAGGAATACCGTTAACCGCTTTGCCCCTGCCGCCTGCCTCATAAGCCGCCAGACAACCCAGAGAAGAATCGTCGTTAATACCGAAAATAACATTGGCTTCAGGATGGGACTGCAAGAGGTCATCGCCGGCGGCCATAGAAGTATCCCGGCGTCCCTTGCCGTCAATCCGGGCCACAACTTCTGCGTTCGGAACAACGGATTTTACACCGGCGATAAATGCATCAGAGCGGTTCTCAATAACAAAAGCAACATCGGGCTGATCGATGATAGCGATTTTGATCGGTTTGTTAGGATACCATTCCTGCCATTTCTTCGCTGCCAGGGCGCCTAAGGCCTTGGATGAACTGGCTTCATCTATCATAACGGTGGGCACATTTTTCTTCACCGGCTGCTGGTAAAACGTAACAATTGGTATCTTGGCCTGTATGGCTTCGTCAATTGAAGGCTGTATTGCTGCGCCATCCAGAGGCTGTACGATAATACCGCTCACTCGCCTGGAAATCAAGTCGGTTACGCCGTTAGCCTGGGCTTCCGCGTCGGACTTACCGTCAATGTAAATGTAGTTTACATTGAGTGATTTGGCCAGTGCTTCCGAACAAGCATTGTCCGCCTGCTGATAGGGGTGAGACATATCAAACACAACACGACCAATAGTGGTTGTTTTTGATGAATTGGACTGTCCACCAGCCCAAAGCGATTGACCCATAACGAGTATAGTCAGCGCTAAACCAAGGATCAGTACAGTTTTGTTTTTTGCCATTTTCTTTCTCCTTATCCTTATCTTTATCTTTTCATT
It includes:
- a CDS encoding sugar ABC transporter substrate-binding protein; its protein translation is MAKNKTVLILGLALTILVMGQSLWAGGQSNSSKTTTIGRVVFDMSHPYQQADNACSEALAKSLNVNYIYIDGKSDAEAQANGVTDLISRRVSGIIVQPLDGAAIQPSIDEAIQAKIPIVTFYQQPVKKNVPTVMIDEASSSKALGALAAKKWQEWYPNKPIKIAIIDQPDVAFVIENRSDAFIAGVKSVVPNAEVVARIDGKGRRDTSMAAGDDLLQSHPEANVIFGINDDSSLGCLAAYEAGGRGKAVNGIPQTELIAGCGGTESEMLKVFDPASALKMTMALSARANGEALVDTVMKIINGQIPREGETIITTQNKIIDFYNMSIDDGQKFLTDEFKSTINLRKEIGVR